AGACGCGGAAGGAGCGTGAATGCGTCAGTGATTCCCTTGCGGGCAACCTGAACCGCATTGGCGAACTGATCTGTGCGTGCCCCGCCGAACTGAGCTTTCGCGAACTGGACGTCGTCTTCTGCATCGCGAAGCGCCTCGTCCGAGTACAACAGTTGTTGCTTGGCCGTGGCTACCTGCTCATCCAGGCTCATCGCTTGGGTTGCTGACGTACTTGTGGCGGCCTTCTTCTTGCTCCGTCGGGTAAACGCCCATATCACGAGAGCAATCACTACGAAAAAGACGAGCAGAACCCAAATCGAGACTCCTCCGCTACTGGAGGAGGTGGTGGGAGTGATGGAACCCGAACTGCTGCCGCCCCCGGCGGCCGCACTCTCAAGTTCATTTGCGAAATACACCGCTGCGTCTGTCGCTGCCTGCCCCTCAAGCGGGTCCGAATCTCGAATCACGTCAAGGGAGCTATACCAGATGTCATCGATTTGAGCGTCGGTAATGATGCCATTGTTTTCGGGCAGTGAGGTACACCAACCCGTATCTCGTTCTTGATAGGCGAGGGCGAACACCACCGCTTCAGACGACATCGAGGAACGGTTGGCGGAGGCAATGCACCAGTCGGTTGGGTCGTTGCCAGAGAAGTCGGGCACGATTACAAAGTAAGGGGAGAGGCCGCTTGAGCGCGCGGCCATTGCTGCGTCGCGAATTTCTCCCACTTGCTCCGAGTCCAGGAAGCCGTCGGGATCAGTAACGTAGTCATTGATAGTCACCGGCCCGGTTTGGGGAAGTGGCGATGCAACGGCAACTGTCGAAACCGGTACCGAAGCGATCAGAGTAAGCGCACACGCGGCCGCAAATCTGCCGATGGACGTTCGTTTGCTTGAACTGTTCAAACCTGTCATTCCCTCACTATTTGAGCCGACGCTCGGCAGACCTGTATGCGTCGTCACACTATCCGTTATTAAGTAACGCACGTAACCTGCAGTTGCGCCATATCTTTCGCTCTAGGGATACCAGAGTGTGATCCGTGGCGTTGGGAAAGTATCATTGTGGGACTCAAGTATTTTGTGACCACTGAAAAGGGTGAGAGACGTGCCTATCGGGCGAATCAAGTTCTTTGATCCCGAAAAAGAGTTCGGGTTCATTAACGGTGAAGATGGAACGCGGGTATACCTACACGCGTCCCTGTTACCGGCTGACGTGCCGAGCCCTCGTCCGGGAACCCGCGTTGAATACGGCGTGGCTGAGGGACGCAGAGGTCCCCAGGCGATCTCCGTGCGTTTCCTCGACGATTCGGCGTCGGCCCAAAAGGCGCATCGCCGTAAACCACAGGACATGGTCATGGTGGTCGAGGATCTGATTAAACTCCTCGATGCATCATCGGACTCTCTGCGACGCGGACGATATCCGGAAAACTCGAAACAGATTGCGAAGGTGCTACGCGCCGTGGCGGATGATTTTGGTGCCTAAGGTCGGAATAGACGACAGGACTGGGGCGGGTGAGGGTCATAGCGCCCAACGTGCCTGGCGGCGGGACGAGGTGTTGCTGTCGGCGGTAGATCTGGCCCTGCAGGCGGCGGAGGAAACCGCTCGTGCTCGCATGGTTGGTGAACATCTGGGCGCCATCATGATTGGTGAGCGTCTGGCGGTGCACCGTTTTGCCACGCTAAATCCCGGATATCCAGGGTGGGTCTGGGAGGTCTCGCTTGCCAGGGCGCCCAGGTCCAAGAAGGCGACGGTCTGCGAGGTCGAGTTAATGCCCGGCCCCGGCGCGCTACTGGCACCCAAGTGGGTTCCATGGAGTGACCGACTTGAGCCTTCCGATGTCTCCCGAACTGACATTTTGCCTTACGAGGCCAATGACCCTCGTCTTCGGGCTGGTTTCGAGCAGACCGAAGAGGAGGGAGCGGACTTACGAGCCATCGACCAGATTGGTTACGGCAGGAAGCGGGTTCTCTCGCAGGAGGGCCTGGATCAGGCGGCCGAACGGTGGTACAACTCTCCGAGCGGGCCGGTTCCTGGCACCAAGGCGAAGGCAATGTGCGCCAACTGCGGTTTCTTGCTGAAGCTATCCGGTTCGATGGGCACGCTATTTGGGGCCTGCGCCAACGGCTGGTCTCCTGATGACGGCTCCGTTGTTAGTCTTGATCACACCTGCGGCGCACATAGTGAAACAGATCAACCGAGGTATCGTCCGCAGTGGCCGGTTGTTCCCTCGCGTATCAACGACTCATCAGTTGAGTACATCGAAATCGAGGACTAGGGCCGCCTGTGAGGGAAACGTTCTAATTACGGGAACAACCGCAGATTTACCGCCCCGAGATAGTAGCTTCGTAACCCGTCCTCGTCACTGATTAGTGGCGGGTGTTGGGAACTTATTTTACCAGAGCCCAAGTGAGCTGCCCGCTTGGTGGGAGCTTCGACTAATCCTCGAACGATTTGGCGAAACTGTGCTTGTGAGCACCTCAACGCAATCACGAGAATCGAAATCCCCTGAGCGAAGTGGTCTGGACAGCTTCTTCAAGCTGACCGAGCGCCACACTACCGTAGGCCAAGAACTTCGAGGTGGACTGGTTACGTTCATCACGATGGCCTACATCCTTATCCTTAATCCCGTCATTCTCTCCGCGATTCCCGATAGTGGAGT
The sequence above is a segment of the Actinomycetaceae bacterium MB13-C1-2 genome. Coding sequences within it:
- a CDS encoding cold shock domain-containing protein, producing the protein MPIGRIKFFDPEKEFGFINGEDGTRVYLHASLLPADVPSPRPGTRVEYGVAEGRRGPQAISVRFLDDSASAQKAHRRKPQDMVMVVEDLIKLLDASSDSLRRGRYPENSKQIAKVLRAVADDFGA
- a CDS encoding DUF3027 domain-containing protein is translated as MPKVGIDDRTGAGEGHSAQRAWRRDEVLLSAVDLALQAAEETARARMVGEHLGAIMIGERLAVHRFATLNPGYPGWVWEVSLARAPRSKKATVCEVELMPGPGALLAPKWVPWSDRLEPSDVSRTDILPYEANDPRLRAGFEQTEEEGADLRAIDQIGYGRKRVLSQEGLDQAAERWYNSPSGPVPGTKAKAMCANCGFLLKLSGSMGTLFGACANGWSPDDGSVVSLDHTCGAHSETDQPRYRPQWPVVPSRINDSSVEYIEIED